Below is a genomic region from Anabas testudineus chromosome 13, fAnaTes1.2, whole genome shotgun sequence.
tttaatcaaattaaccTCTTTAAGCTTACTTAAGATGCATTGCAGAATTCTTTGCTGGCATTTGCAAAATAGTATAATTTCAGAGATGCTAGTATTATTCGTCATTTTCATAAGTTTCATCTTCATTTGCATGAAATCTTTCTGAATACTCCTCACTTATAGTACAGCTGTGCACACATACTGGCATGCTCACACATATCAAACTTGTTTCATTCACTCAAAAGCCACAAACAGAAGATCTATAAATACACACCTAACCACATACATTGAAATCATACCATAGCAAACCACAGCCAATAACATGATGGCTCCACATCTTCACATCCAAATagagtttttttctttaggcATGTTTGTTAATTATCTGTTTGCTCTCTCCAAATCCCCAATCAGAGAGGTCATTCTCTGTGGTCTAGTTATACACTATTTATAACAAAGATTAAGATTTGACCTGGCCTGCGTAGGTAGCTTAAACAGGCATGTTGACACTGATGATACTGTCATCAGCCAGTTTCTCAGTTGTCCCTCAGGTTAGTAATGACGCTAGATATCCTCACATGCTTTCCAATTTAATGGCAGCAGTCCTCCTTCTATATTCACTGTATGTCAGCATTTTCTATACTTTTTATATTCctgaaaaatattttgaaagcTCCCTTTCAGCAGCACCAACATTGTGTAACATTGTACATATTGTTTACCACATCTATCTCTTTCCTGTGTTTCAAGTGTTTGTCTCTACGACTCAATATGTCTCCTTCGTTTTCCTGTTCACTTTAAGAGAGATATGTCATCAGCAAAGTCTCCGTGAGGGTGTAGGCAGCGGGCGAAGCGCCACTGGCACACCATGAGACACAGCGGAAGCATGAAGAGAGCGCAGATTCCCGCCATGATGTAGGCGATGGTCATGAGAGTGGACTCGTCTGTCTGGGGGATGTTGTAGCCGCAATCTTCCAGGTCAACACCATGGAATGGGCCCTCCACAGATGCTGTGCGGAATTCATCGTGCACTGCAAATGGGAGAGTGGGATTTCATTTCAGTTACAATAAAATCTAATGAACAGTATCACTATAAATAAGTTTAGGTTTTGAGTGAGACATCCTCAAGACTTCTCCTGCATCTTTATCTTTCATGCAAAGTATTCTTCtgcattgatttctttttacactAACAACCTAAGCTCACTGTCCCCTCTCTCATCATCACTCCTCCCTCTCATTCTCACCATGGCAGGTGCTGACAGCAAAGCCGATTCGTTTCTTCTCACGGTCAAAGACCACATAGAAACCCTCCATGATGACGGCCCCCATCACAGTCCCGGTGCTAGACTGGGACACAGCAAATTTATAGCAGTCTTCCTGGGCAGATGCCACATCTTCTACTGGCCGCAGGTATTGCtgaatagaaacagaaaaagaaaaagtttaaacAGAGGTGTTAGATCTCAAACAAAAAAGGAAGCAGTAAAAGTATCCTCATTGTGTAAGCTTATCTACTTTTTAGATTGCAGTATTCCACAGACACATGGGTATTTCTGTAAAATCCTACAAAAGAAAGCActttggttatttatttattaagatttGTATGTTTTGATTTGTAATATCAATATGCATTATGTTCCCTTGCTttccttcttgtttttcagtAATCTGCTTACTGAAGTTCATGTAAATGCAGTCAAGGTTAATAACTTACTGGAAAATAAGGATGGGAAATGCCCTTTATTTTGTCTCACAAATAAATGGGCCAGCAAACTGCAATCACAGGTAAAACGTTAGgtcaatgtttttttctgtgttgtactGTGTTCAGCGATAGAATTAAATCCTAATGCAAATGATACTATGCTGGCACATAGTTTGTCCACCATAGACGACTGACAAGTGTATTTTTCAATGTAAAATGTTCTATTTACCACATATAAGAGCTTTGTCATCCTAATAATGACATTAAaggtatgtttttattttaaaaatgtatattcttatattattatagtCAGCCAGGCTTTGATCAGTTTCTCTCTTAAAGTCCTCAGGGGTTCCTGTATAGGTAGAACCTGTATAGATTGTAAACTGGTCGGCTGGGGGTCTTTTTGTGTGAAGTTCTTCAGCtttctcccacagtccaaagacatgcagttactttaaattgcccataggtgtgaatttTAGggtgaatggttgtctgtcagCCCTATAATAGACTACCTATTtatccagggtgtaccccgcctctcacccagtcacagctgggattgacTCCAGTACCATAACgcttaacaggaaaagtggttaggataatggatggcTGAATTTTAATGTTCTATGTGCtatagaaattaaaacagaggTCAAATAAAGTACAAAGTTCACTCAAGACAACAGCATATAGGTCACATACCTCCCACAGGATTATAGTACTAAACCTTGCTTTAAAATCTTCAAATCGTTTTCATTCCATCACCACCAAGGTCTTTCTGTATCTGTGTAccatttaaaaccttttaaatgcGGTCATTATTTCTTTCCTTATGCTACAAAGTCAGACTTTTGTCTATGTAAAGCTAAGGGTTAGGTGAACTATCTGTAGGAGTAgacaggaaaatgaaaaatccaTTTATTAAAGGTTATCAGTGAAATAAGCTCAAACCACAGACTTACAGATGTACGTAATACACTGTACCATATGTAACTTTGCTGTACAGTAACGATTAAATTTTCATATTGGAAAACCATGCTAAATTATTACTGATCCTACTACTGAACTACTGATTATCTGGACATTTCAGGCTTTTCACAAAGTCAATTCctgacaaaacatatttaaactcCTGATTTATGTAACCATGTTCATATGCAATATGAGATTCCGTGTATTACCTGAGGCAGGATAGAGATTCTGAAGGACTGGTTGCGGTTTTCACTCATCAGGTAGAGGGAGATGACTGGGAAGATGTGCCACGGTGTGGTGCCGGCCTGCCAACATACCAGCTGCTCCCCCAGCCAGAACCCAGAGGGAAACTGTTCTGTCTGAAATAAAGATCAAGAGGACAATCACTCCTTCATGTTACgttaagagaaataaaagaggaaactCATCCACCTCAGTAAGAATAAGAATGCAGAATTATATTTACTTGCGGTTGGTGGACCAGAGAAtacactttcattttattattcatacaCAGAAATTAGACAGGAATTGTGCTTCACAATTACTGCAGttgtcatattaaaataaaaatagctgcCTTCCCCAATATCAACCCTTCCTACACCTGAAAGGTTTGGAAGTTAGGCCAGTATGAGGGATTTGGGTATAAAGGTATCTGCATACAAAATACTGACCGAAGAGGCTGCTTCAATAGCCTTAACTGCAGCCTGGAAGACTTTTCTAGGCAGCCGAAGGTTGGTAGTGCCACTGTCCACAATGCTCTTGTCATAGTTGTACTGTAAAAGGACAATAAACAGTCACAGCCATAACCATAACCATAATAATAACCATAATTATTGTGTTGTCTACCCATCAGCTCTCACCTCTTTACAGTCCATGTTGAGATCTTGTCCATTCACCTCAATACGTACAATAATGACTTCATAGTACCATTCCCTTCGAATAGGAGTGTACCAGAGCTCTCCTACATACAGCGATGGGTCCACTCCTCCAATGATCTGAGAGTACAGAGGTAAATATTACCCAATAGTGGCCCCAAATCTAATATTacatgatttgtgtgtgtttttgtttgtctcaccATGCTGCCACCAACAGTAGCACTGCCCAATGAGTAGTTTTGGGTGAAGCCGGCTCCACACaactggagagagaagaggttgGGGACTGGAGTCTGGCGAACCAGAGAGTCAAAGAAAGGCTCCAATGTCTCGTCAGGCtggggagacagagaaaggtaGAATAGCTGAACATCTGGCCAAAccaagctgctgtttttagcCATCAGCTATAAATTTTTAAGAGAGTAAACTCTACTCCTACTCATACGCATGAGTATACCTGATGTCATATGAGGTTTCATCCAACTCATCTCTGCTTCAGTGttaacaaaatgtacaaaaataactTCTCCCAGAAATAGGTGCAGTAAAAAAGTATGCCTTATACAAATAACATATCTCTTGACCATCCACAGATTCAGTTACACCATGGCCTCCTCAGCACCCTTACAAATTCAAGAGGGCTGGAATTTAAGACTTAAATATCTGGGAGTACCAATTTATATAGTTTTAACAACTCTAAGTAAAGAACACTGGCAGAATATTACATTTGATGATGTTAGAGGTACCAGAGAAAAGTCAGGTACCAAACAAGCTCTGTAACAATTATTACTCCTGACACATAAagaatcatatttttaaaacaagtaataaataaaattaaaatgtaatttcctcAGTGACATTCTCAAAAGCTTATTCACTGACAACTTGCTACAGTGTCCTTTCCCTTTTGGGAAAAAGCTAACTATTGatctaaaatgtaatatttagctctctgcctcctcttctctcGCTCCCACATTCCTCTATATAGAGGATtcaatattaatatttcacactttactgtaaatactaaatAAGTGTGTCACGTAATATTACTGGAGGCAAgatgtaatataaaaatatacccATCCTATTAATATTGACATCTAATGATTTGCCAACTAGAGTGCTAATGTGTCAAAATAACCTGTGCAGTAggaaacaaataaactgaaacaataTAATTCATTTAAAGACAACTGATATCCTACTCGGGCAATATCAGCGTATGCCAGTCCCAGGATTCCCTCCCAGTTGGATCCATTGATGAAGAAGCGATCCGACTGGGTGATTGCTGCGATGTTAGCTCGTAGCGTGGCATTGGGGCCATGTGGGACAGAGACTAGGTCAGTGCCCAGCTCACCTTCCCAGCGACCCTGGGTGTAGGGAACATACACACTCCTTCCAAGGTCACGGTACGAGCTGGAGCTGTGAATggatatttaaacaaaacagaaaagaaaacagagagaaaggccTTAAAAAGAGTTTGAGTTGTGGTTACATAAACAATCTGAAATGCTGCATTTACAAAGCtccatttacagtttttgtaGCTGACCTCTGACTGTTTCTCTACTTACAGTGAGCGATGGTAGTATCTGCGAAGGAACGGATGAGCAGCTGCTCCAACAGCAAAATTACTGCTTCCTGTATCCACCAGGATGTTCAACTaatgagaaaggaagagaaTAGGAGATAGAGAgcaatttattaaatataaatatactgctgtgtgcattttgcagaaatcaatacatttgtaaaactgACACTTGGGTTACATTAAGGAATTGATCATATTCACTCTCTAAAGGGCAAGTTAAATCTGTATCTTGGCATCCTTGGAGACAGTCATAGCAAAAACAAATTTCCCTGCCATTGATGTCTTTACTTCTGTATACTAATGATGCTCTACTACAATAAGAAGTCAGCTAAGTCAGCACCTATCTATTTATCTTTCCTATGTAGAGCCCTGTGCTGTTTCCTGTTGCCCTAAATGTCCTCTGCCTCCCCAGTGTCTCCACTCTAACCCGTCGCTCGTCTCATGTTGCCCATTCTACTCCCCTCTTTCACATCTCCTTCGCTCCAGTCTGCATCTCTTTGTGAGTATCATATTTtgcagtcaaaacaaaaaagttggTGAATGGAGCACAATCCCAGCTGGCAATGAAGACAGAAATAGACTACACTTAATGGATCTAGTTATAAATACTTTACACTTaaactactgtatatcacaaatactttttattaataaccatttctgtttcactgctgcATCACTCAATTCACTATGGATGGAGTAAATATAATCCTGTGTCACTGAGAACGTTTTCATTCTGACTACTGATGTGCTTCTAGGTTTTATTCAAATTTTAAGATTATTTAACACAGTTATAGTAAAGTATGCGTATATAATGGCAGTATGCATgatgatgacagaaaaaaatgtgcataGAAACATCCAAACAGATGAAGAGCTGGGCAGCCATAGTGAGCGCATCAATAATTGATTGGCTCTTTAAATATCCACAGACGTGCTACTGTCTTAAGAGCTGATAAATACTACCACAATAAATACTGTCTTTGcccattaaaaacacaccacaTCTGTATCAACGctatacacacacaagccatatacagtaaatactgtctCTACAAACCCAATTAATGTCAGCAACAATACTATAATGTacgtgcacacatacactcacactgTTCGCTTATCTTGGAGAGAAATTTGCTGAGGACAGATGTTACTTCACgagggtgcacacacacacacacacacacacacacacacacacacacacgctcacacacccATTGTGAGTCACCTGATTCTGGACACAACAATGCGCAAAGTTacaaaaaatatacacacacactacaggcTTCATCCTGACACACATGAAACCTCATGTCTTtcccgtctccctctctcagctTTCCTGTCCTCCTTGGCAGAGTGTCTTTCTATTCCAGCAATTATATTTGCCCTTCCCCCTTCACTATGGAAGAGAAATCATCTAGTGGTTACCAGAACAGGAAGCAACATACAGTGTTTGAAAGTTACTGTAAATTACTTGAGGTTATTTCTGCAAACCTGCACCTACAAAGCATGTCCAGTTCAATGTAAGGAAACCTATcacttattaattaatttaattcacgTTGCCCTTGCTGAACCACTGGATTGCATAGCACTCTGACCTAATGCTGCTCTTAAtctgttttatgtactgtacggattcatttatttatttacattaagcTTTCCTTGGATGAAGGAACTATCAAAGCATTAAAGGCAGTTAGATAATTTGATTCATGATGTTGTATGGATCATTAAGGGCCTGGAAATAGCCTATTAGTTTATTATGAATATAGTTCGGAACTTATATAGCTCttaactgtgattttttttaacaaatgaccAGCACTTGGCTTTTGCATTCTGTTGATATACACATTTTAGTGTTCAGTACAAAGGATATGACATCAGAAATACTTTAGATACTAATATAGAAATCTATAAAAATTTCTTTGCATGCagttcaaaagaaaaatgtgtagAAAATGTCCCAAGGTGCTGGGCCCAAGATTATTTAGTCCTGGTGTGAGAATTAAAGTGCCCTATGTCTAGGTACCTAATTCAGCATTTAATACATGGATGGTTTGGGTTCACATTGTGTTCAAGATAAGAATCAAATAACGCTGAATTCTCTTTGATCAGTAGCtcaaatctatttttttttctactatacTTTATTAGAGAAGGTGAATGATTGATCACTCGCTGAAGGACATTCACTTTAGCCAACAAACagtgtgttgtctgtctgtgctgattGGCCTCCACCGGACAGAtcgatctctctctctcttactgtgtttctcactgtctcactgtgggAAGCATCAGTGTCTCCCAGTGGTAGAATGACACCTCCACTTAtcacctttctttttctttcctgaaaaCTCACGTCTTCCCTCTGTCACATACATTTAgtttctgtcttcctctcttaCACACTGTTTGCTTGTTACCATTCAGTCCATACCCCTCGccaccctcctctctctcctgccattcatttatttctctttcactctctgtcaccttctctttctgctgcttctcctcttcTACCACCTCATCACTTTTTCTTCGCCTCCATCCATTGCCCTTTGTGTGCCAGCCTGTACACCGCAGCTGCACCCAGCTGGCACTCCTCACTCTGCACTATTAATGGTGCCATTATCTGTCTGTATCATTCGGCCCCTTCTCtcactttcacacaaacacacacagtcggGGCCATCTGTCACCACAGAGCCATCAACAGAGTTAGACAAACCAGATTGTATATTTGAAGTACTTTCCCctaaactgattttaattttaaaaatcctTGTGCAAGACACAAGAGACCTTAAGAGTGTGTATGTACGCTGTACAAATAAGATGaactgtttttataaatgtgagagatatgtgcacaaataaaaaacaatacaggTAAAATAACCTGTGTTTCATGTTAATGCGTTGGCCATGTTGTTTATTCAGCCTCATACTTTCATATTGATAAAGAATACTGGATAAATATTAACCACACCCGGTGTTTAATCCAACTTTCCCGTCAATAAAGCTTATTAAATTCAGCTAAGATGGAAATTGCACTTTGCATCTGCCACACTCATCACAGACTAACACTGACCAGCCTGCTGCCTGAATCTAAAAGTCATGTAagatttgtctttgtgcctCTGGTTTTAATGGATTTAACTAGATTGCACCACTCCTACAGATGCCCTTATGAGTGACACCATAACCAAAGCAAACATTAACCTTCTGCGGTGGAGAGCCCACGGCCATCTCCACGTAGTAGCCCTGTCCGGACTTCCCCCGCAGGTTATCGATCATGTCCACAAAGCTGACTCCTCCGGTGGCCGCCGCTCTCCGCCTGCGCGCTTCGCCGCGCCCGCGTCTCCAGGAAGCGGAGGACGCGGCGTGcggcagcggcggcggcggcggcggctcAGCGCGAGCGCCTTGCCGCAGTGGCACGCGGATGGCTACGGGCAGGCCCGAGGCGTCCGGCAGAGCGGAGCGCGCGCCGCTGCTCCAACACACGGCGGTCCATAAAAACACAGCCGTCAACCAGCGGGGCCCGAGCGTCGCCGCGTCCATGTCGAAGCCCGGTGTGGTGCGGTTCGTGTGTCTGGTTTGGACTCTCTCTGCTCCCCCTTCAGTCTGACCTCCGGTctgcggcggcggcggcggagCGGAGGAGATCAGGCGGCGATGATGCGAGAGCGACGGTTGAAGCCATGATGGCGAGCTGAGCGACAGACAGCGGAGAAGGGACGGGGCCACTGCGCttttctgactctgtcttctAAAGCTAGTTCACACACACGACACACGAACGTAGAAATACAGAATGACACACGCTGGAAATCGAATGATCCCCTCGGTGTCACACTTGATTTGAGGCGACGGGTAAATCACAGGCTCTCCCTTTGCGTGGATCAACAAACCGCAGGCCTGTGGCGTTTTCTCCGGCCACCCTCATGTCAAACGACCGATGCCGTCGTCGTGTGGTAGGCTGTCCGGCGGGCTACCGTAATCCGCATCCTGCCCCTCACTCGACCCGTTCATGCCGTTCTCCGCCTTCCAgtctttcacctcctcctcctccatccaccCCGCCGCATCCTTCAGAGCTGACGGGGTGCGAGCATCACCACCGTCAAGGCAGCGGACGACTTCCTGTGAGCGCTGTCAAAATAAGAGCCTCAActagagaaataaaatcaagCAGCATCTCTTCAGTTAGAGGAGAACACAGACTACGATCATCAAATGAAGGGTGTTTGTCTTAGTGGCCTAATTATCCCTTAGTGAACCccatgttaaatatttgttgcagtttttgtttaaatattcaatattaatgttaaaatattgcTATTACTGTGGCCTATTTATGACTAACCATTCCACTCCTCCATCAGTGACAATACAACAAACTCAGTGCCCAATGTTATAGTGCTGAATTATTTTCTAAAGGAAGCTTATTTAGATTCATGTCAAATCCATGCTCAGCTTATTTATCTAttcatgtattattttttatttgccttttctAAACATGTAATAAAGTAGAAAtctagaaaacaaaactgagacCAAAATATCAggatgtcattttattatttcatgtaaTATACAGATACATTGCCAGTGCACCAATTATATAGGGTGAAAATACCAAGTGTACTAAGCTATGCATGAGCAgggatttctgtgtttttcctatAGCTGTAATATTGTTGTTTTGCTCCTATTGTAGAGTACCATTTGATGTGGGGGACCAGAAATGATGACTTACACACAGTAAAGTTATATAATATGAAAATAGAAAGCAAATCTACTCTAGTTAACATCACTGTTACTGGATCCTTTTCCCTATGTTAGATTGTCTCTCACTTGAGATGATCCTTCACAATCCCAGTATGAAGGGAGCGGGAGAAAGGAAGCAGGTACTAACAAGGTGTCCTCATCTTTCCTCTCCACGGTGAGTCCCACTGTGTCCTTATAGTGGTAAAATAGTCCACACTGTTCCACCAACAACGAGGCAGGATCCTCAGATCCTAAGTGTGCAGATCAAAATTGTGTAATTAATTAGAATTTGGATGAAATGAATACAATGCTTTGCCAATTAAACCTAagttattatcacagtattcatttaaataatcagatctcatattttaaatattaaatttaaaaggaCAAGCAACTCATGTGTCAGAATTGTGTATGAAAACAATATTAACATATTACTTTGTACTGAACAGGATCAATTATGTTGAGttgttgcagctttaaactCACTTTTTGCACTCTTTGAATCCTTACTTCTCTCTTCCTCAGGTTTGGTGGTCAGGGGTTCAGCTCTGCCCTCTGGTGGACACCACACCGTCAGGGGCCTAGAATTACCCACcctacataaacataaacaggtCAGTATTTACTCCATACAGTTACTGTATCACATAAGTACGGTAGATGAGGTGTATTATAATCATGACCCTCACAGTCTGCCATGAACCTCCTTTACATTCAAAGGTCAAAGTTTAGCTATCATCGAGAGTGCTGCCCTATCGATGTTCACCCActaaaaaacagattaaagaaacactgtgtaTCTACTCATGATTTAAACTGAGCTGTTCAGGGAAATATGTGTTTCTTAATCCGTAAAAACTATATTCCCACTGACTGAGTGACAGATTCCTACTTACCAATCCTGGGGGTCTGTAGTCCGGAAGCCTTTAGCAAAAGGGTTGCTTGCAATTTTTAGTTGAGTTATCTGCGAAAAAAAGGGTAAGGGGgtgaaataaattacacaaaGTTAAACACTAAAGTATATAAATAGCATTGATGATGCTCCTTAATACTATATTAGATATACCAGCTAATTCTTTAGTTTATCCTGGATTTCCTACCCTGTGGTTCTGATAGGCTGTGACAGCCATGAAGCGTGTCTCTGGGAACGAGAAAGAGCTGAAATTTCTGTATGCATTTAAGTGGCTGTTAGGTGCTGGATCCACGTAAACCACATGAAAGCGCGGCTGGTAGCGGTGCATGGAGTTTAATATCATCTGAcaagaacaaaagagaaaaaacgcAATGAGCAAGTCAACAAGAGATATTTCTCTTTATGCCTTTAGTGTTCATTGGAAATCAAAacaatgcatttgtttcttAGGTTCTGTGCTATTTTGCTGCTCTTAAAAGCATGCAGAGGATATTATGCATATTAATTAAAGACATTGACTAACATGTCCGTTGTCATCCAGCAGGTTGTTGGTGAGCTTGAGAGTATCAAATGACACAGTCTGCTTCATCCACTGAGCTCCACGGGCAGGTGAGTCTGGGTGGAAATGCATCCTGCTTGGGGCTGCAACATCTGCTCGGCCTGCCACCAACCAGGATGAGCTGTGGAACGCatatctgacacacacagacaatagtAAAATATTACTTCTAATGGGGCAAGGGGCAACTAGTGCGGAGCTATGTGACAAGGTGGCAATCCTGGGCTTGAATAACATGGTGGACATACTAAAACTAATAACAAATAAGCTCTGCTACTCCTCACTCTGTGCCTCACCTGTATCTTTCATTGTCAACAGGAATGAAGTCCATAAGCAGGACATATTCAGCTGCAGGATCCATCCCGGATATTCTCACCTGGAACGTTGGAAACATCCTCCTGCCGTATGTGAACATATTAATGAACATGATGTAGGAAGATAAACTGAAGAAGGAGGACAACTGAGAAATGCAATATAAGTTGttgacaaatatattttattgtcacCTGCCAGCTTTTGTAACAATCATCTCTGTGCCCAGCTGGTCAAATTGCAGCCAAAGTGCTTGCATCTCCAGCTGAACTCTGACCCCACTGACTTGGGGGGCCTTGTCGCTCAACTGTGCCCCTCCTTCTGCACAGCAGGGAAGAGATAGATCACAGTTCTGAGACAGCTGAGGACCTGAAGAGAGTAGAGAAGaggtgtgtttgttatttgtttgttttgtagaatCATACATTTGTACTATATCAAGCCTAGATAGTTTTAATCACAACATGCACAACACTTACCGTCCATGCTTCAAATGTCTTCAGGATGAGTAATATAAAGGAATTTAgtgtttctctgttcttcactCTGCTCTTCCACTTCTGACCACGGTTATCACATTCACAGTTGGGGAATCAAACCCACGATCTTCCTACGCAGCAATAGTTA
It encodes:
- the bace1 gene encoding beta-secretase 1, producing MDAATLGPRWLTAVFLWTAVCWSSGARSALPDASGLPVAIRVPLRQGARAEPPPPPPLPHAASSASWRRGRGEARRRRAAATGGVSFVDMIDNLRGKSGQGYYVEMAVGSPPQKLNILVDTGSSNFAVGAAAHPFLRRYYHRSLSSSYRDLGRSVYVPYTQGRWEGELGTDLVSVPHGPNATLRANIAAITQSDRFFINGSNWEGILGLAYADIARPDETLEPFFDSLVRQTPVPNLFSLQLCGAGFTQNYSLGSATVGGSMIIGGVDPSLYVGELWYTPIRREWYYEVIIVRIEVNGQDLNMDCKEYNYDKSIVDSGTTNLRLPRKVFQAAVKAIEAASSTEQFPSGFWLGEQLVCWQAGTTPWHIFPVISLYLMSENRNQSFRISILPQQYLRPVEDVASAQEDCYKFAVSQSSTGTVMGAVIMEGFYVVFDREKKRIGFAVSTCHVHDEFRTASVEGPFHGVDLEDCGYNIPQTDESTLMTIAYIMAGICALFMLPLCLMVCQWRFARCLHPHGDFADDISLLK
- the LOC113171749 gene encoding T-box transcription factor TBX1-B isoform X2, with the protein product MDGPQLSQNCDLSLPCCAEGGAQLSDKAPQVSGVRVQLEMQALWLQFDQLGTEMIVTKAGRRMFPTFQVRISGMDPAAEYVLLMDFIPVDNERYRYAFHSSSWLVAGRADVAAPSRMHFHPDSPARGAQWMKQTVSFDTLKLTNNLLDDNGHMILNSMHRYQPRFHVVYVDPAPNSHLNAYRNFSSFSFPETRFMAVTAYQNHRITQLKIASNPFAKGFRTTDPQDWVGNSRPLTVWCPPEGRAEPLTTKPEEERSKDSKSAKRSEDPASLLVEQCGLFYHYKDTVGLTVERKDEDTLLVPASFLPLPSYWDCEGSSQVRDNLT
- the LOC113171749 gene encoding T-box transcription factor TBX1-B isoform X1; translated protein: MYDSTKQTNNKHTSSLLSSGPQLSQNCDLSLPCCAEGGAQLSDKAPQVSGVRVQLEMQALWLQFDQLGTEMIVTKAGRRMFPTFQVRISGMDPAAEYVLLMDFIPVDNERYRYAFHSSSWLVAGRADVAAPSRMHFHPDSPARGAQWMKQTVSFDTLKLTNNLLDDNGHMILNSMHRYQPRFHVVYVDPAPNSHLNAYRNFSSFSFPETRFMAVTAYQNHRITQLKIASNPFAKGFRTTDPQDWVGNSRPLTVWCPPEGRAEPLTTKPEEERSKDSKSAKRSEDPASLLVEQCGLFYHYKDTVGLTVERKDEDTLLVPASFLPLPSYWDCEGSSQVRDNLT